One genomic window of Falco peregrinus isolate bFalPer1 chromosome 18, bFalPer1.pri, whole genome shotgun sequence includes the following:
- the SPOP gene encoding speckle-type POZ protein — MSRVPSPPPPAEMSSGPVAESWCYTQIKVVKFSYMWTINNFSFCREEMGEVIKSSTFSSGANDKLKWCLRVNPKGLDEESKDYLSLYLLLVSCPKSEVRAKFKFSILNAKGEETKAMESQRAYRFVQGKDWGFKKFIRRDFLLDEANGLLPDDKLTLFCEVSVVQDSVNISGQNTMNMVKVPECRLADELGGLWENSRFTDCCLCVAGQEFQAHKAILAARSPVFSAMFEHEMEESKKNRVEINDVEPEVFKEMMCFIYTGKAPNLDKMADDLLAAADKYALERLKVMCEDALCSNLSVENAAEILILADLHSADQLKTQAVDFINYHASDVMETSGWKSMVVSHPHLVAEAYRSLASAQCPFLGPPRKRLKQS, encoded by the exons ATGTCAAGGGTGCCGAGTCCTCCTCCTCCGGCAGAAATGTCGAGTGGACCTGTAGCAGAGAGCTGGTGCTACACTCAG ATCAAGGTGGTGAAGTTTTCCTACATGTGGACCATAAACAACTTTAGCTTCTGCCGAGAAGAAATGGGTGAGGTCATCAAAAGCTCAACATTTTCATCTGGAGCCAATGATAAGCTCAAATG GTGTTTACGTGTGAACCCTAAAGGCTTGGATGAAGAAAGTAAAGATTATCTATCCCTTTATCTGTTGCTGGTGAGCTGTCCAAAAAGTGAAGTTCGAGCAAAGTTCAAATTCTCCATCCTGAATGctaaaggagaagaaacaaaagcaatgg AGAGCCAGCGAGCATATCGATTTGTACAAGGCAAGGACTGGGGGTTCAAAAAATTTATTAGAAGAGACTTTCTTTTGGATGAGGCCAATGGACTTCTTCCAGATGACAAACTCACTCTCTTCTGCGAG GTGAGCGTGGTACAGGACTCTGTCAATATCTCTGGCCAGAACACTATGAACATGGTGAAGGTACCAGAGTGCCGCTTGGCAGATGAGTTGGGAGGACTCTGGGAGAATTCACGCTTCACGGACTGCTGCCTGTGTGTTGCGGGCCAGGAGTTCCAGGCTCACAAAGCCATACTGGCAG CACGTTCCCCAGTTTTCAGCGCCATGTTTGAGCATGAGATGGAGGAGAGTAAAAAG AATCGGGTTGAAATCAATGATGTGGAGCCCGAAGTTTTTAAGGAAATGATGTGCTTTATTTACACGGGGAAGGCACCAAATCTTGACAAAATGGCCGATGacttgctggcagctgctgacaAG TATGCTCTAGAACGTCTGAAGGTGATGTGTGAGGATGCACTGTGCAGTAACCTGTCTGTGGAAAATGCAGCAGAGATCCTCATTCTAGCTGACCTACATAGTGCTGATCAACTAAAAACTCAAGCAGTGGACTTCATTAACTA TCATGCTTCTGACGTCATGGAGACATCAGGCTGGAAGTCTATGGTAGTGTCGCATCCCCATTTGGTGGCTGAGGCATATCGCTCATTGGCTTCTGCACAGTGTCCCTTTCTGGGACCTCCACGTAAACGACTGAAGCAATCCTAA